From Rattus rattus isolate New Zealand chromosome 17, Rrattus_CSIRO_v1, whole genome shotgun sequence, the proteins below share one genomic window:
- the Cmtr2 gene encoding cap-specific mRNA (nucleoside-2'-O-)-methyltransferase 2: MSKRRKRPAQQPASPETFSPDALNAVSELFAKNFSYCKPLDHEWQLPAPAESFACEHVEFQAFLDLKNSLNAVKNLLSDKELDGWHRHTAFTNRAGQIIAHVRKAVNAELCTQAWCKFQEILCSFPLIPQEAFQSGRLNSLHLCEAPGAFIASLNHYLKSHRFPCEWSWVANSLNPYHEANDNLRMITDDRLIANTLHRWYFGPDNTGDIMTLKYLTGLQDFLSGSSPIHLVTADGSFDCQGNPGEQEALVSPLHYCEAVTALTTLGDGGSFVLKMFTLFEHCSVNLMYLLNCSFDQVHVFKPATSKAGNSEVYVVCLCYKGREAIRPLLSRMVLNFGTEMTRKALFPHHVIPKSFLERHRDCCTLFHRYQLETISENIRLFECMGTGEQEKLNNLRNCAVQHFMQKFQLKPLSRNHWLVKKSTLGCSTNTKWFGQRNKYFRTYNERKMLETLSWKDKVARGFFDSWAEEHVVYHPGQSALLEGSASSLECHSWCILEGKKLPKVKCSPFCDSEILKTLNEAIEKSSGEALSVESKVSPKQQYHCCQIFSEESVLSELLSLTKCLQEEQGVEPSNPIRCLLVGSPTVRDLQMYTALEVQLLESVELTAFSCSLLHDGDPAYQHLFLNCLLHSLKQLHSGDVMILPILSCFTRFMAGLTFVLHSCFRFITFSCPTSSEPLRTCAVLLCIGYQNLPDPVFQFLQNVNELLGTLLHPSAPQQVLQFVPMEVLLRGTLLDFLWDLNAAIAKRHLHLIIQGERDKVISSLEL, encoded by the coding sequence ATGAGCAAGCGCAGGAAGCGTCCAGCTCAGCAGCCAGCGAGCCCCGAGACCTTCAGCCCAGACGCTCTCAATGCCGTGTCTGAGCTCTTCGCCAAGAACTTTTCCTACTGTAAGCCACTCGATCACGAGTGGCAGTTACCAGCTCCCGCCGAGAGCTTCGCCTGCGAGCACGTCGAGTTCCAAGCTTTCCTTGACTTGAAGAACTCCTTGAACGCCGTGAAGAACCTCCTGAGCGATAAGGAGCTGGACGGCTGGCACAGGCACACCGCCTTCACCAACAGGGCGGGGCAGATCATCGCCCACGTGAGAAAGGCCGTGAACGCAGAACTCTGCACTCAGGCCTGGtgcaagttccaggagatcctGTGCAGTTTCCCACTCATCCCGCAGGAAGCTTTTCAGAGTGGAAGACTGAATTCTCTGCACCTGTGTGAAGCCCCGGGCGCTTTCATAGCCAGCCTCAACCATTACTTAAAATCCCACCGGTTCCCCTGTGAGTGGAGCTGGGTGGCAAATAGCCTGAACCCATACCACGAGGCCAACGACAATCTTAGGATGATTACGGACGACCGGCTGATTGCAAACACCTTGCACCGCTGGTACTTCGGCCCGGATAACACTGGCGATATCATGACCCTGAAGTACCTGACCGGGCTTCAGGACTTCCTCAGCGGCTCGTCTCCCATTCACTTGGTCACTGCTGATGGGAGTTTTGACTGCCAGGGAAACCCAGGCGAACAGGAAGCTTTAGTCTCCCCTCTGCATTACTGTGAAGCTGTCACTGCTCTGACCACCCTTGGAGATGGCGGCTCTTTTGTTCTAAAGATGTTTACGTTGTTTGAACACTGTTCTGTGAACCTCATGTACCTGCTAAATTGTTCCTTTGACCAAGTTCACGTTTTCAAACCTGCCACTAGCAAGGCGGGAAACTCAGAAGTCTACGTGGTGTGTCTCTGCTATAAGGGAAGAGAGGCTATTCGTCCTTTGCTATCTAGGATGGTGTTGAACTTTGGCACTGAGATGACCAGGAAGGCGCTCTTTCCCCATCATGTGATCCCCAAATCCTTTCTTGAGCGACACAGAGACTGTTGTACACTCTTCCATAGATACCAGTTAGAGACTATCTCTGAGAACATTCGTCTGTTTGAGTGCATGGGGACGGGGGAGCAAGAGAAACTGAATAACTTAAGGAACTGTGCCGTACAGCATTTTATGCAAAAGTTCCAACTGAAGCCCCTTTCTAGAAATCACTGGCTCGTCAAAAAATCCACTCTTGGCTGCAGTACAAACACAAAATGGTTCGGACAGAGAAACAAGTATTTTAGAACCTATAACGAACGGAAGATGCTGGAAACCCTTTCGTGGAAGGATAAAGTAGCCAGGGGATTCTTCGATAGTTGGGCGGAGGAACATGTCGTCTATCATCCCGGGCAGAGCGCCCTCCTAGAAGGGAGTGCTTCCAGCCTCGAGTGCCACTCGTGGTGCATTCTAGAAGGCAAGAAACTGCCGAAGGTGAAGTGTTCTCCTTTCTGCGATAGTGAAATTTTAAAGACTCTTAATGAAGCCATTGAGAAGTCCTCAGGAGAAGCTTTGAGTgtggagtccaaggtcagtcccaAGCAGCAATACCACTGTTGCCAAATCTTCTCGGAAGAATCGGTGTTATCCGAGTTGCTGAGCCTTACCAAGTGCCTTCAGGAAGAGCAGGGTGTAGAACCCAGCAACCCCATCAGGTGCCTGCTTGTGGGTTCACCCACCGTCCGCGATCTCCAAATGTACACGGCCCTGGAAGTCCAGCTTCTGGAGTCTGTCGAACTCACTGCCTTCAGCTGTTCGCTGCTCCATGACGGTGACCCCGCCTACCAACATTTGTTTTTGAATTGCCTGCTACACTCCCTGAAGCAGCTTCACTCAGGAGATGTGATGATTTTGCCCATCCTTTCCTGCTTCACAAGGTTTATGGCTGGCTTGACCTTTGTCCTCCACAGCTGTTTTAGATTTATCACATTCTCTTGTCCCACATCGTCCGAGCCCCTCAGGACCTGTGCTGTCCTGCTATGCATTGGTTATCAGAACCTTCCAGATCCAGTTTTTCAGTTTCTGCAGAACGTTAACGAACTCTTGGGCACTTTGCTCCACCCCAGTGCCCCCCAGCAGGTTTTACAGTTTGTGCCAATGGAGGTGCTCCTTCGGGGGACACTGCTTGATTTTTTGTGGGATCTGAATGCTGCCATTGCTAAAAGGCATTTGCATTTGATTAtccaaggagagagagacaaagtcaTCAGCAGCCTCGAGTTGTAA